The genomic DNA TCGACTAGGGGATATGCAAGTGGCCCCAAGCGTGTTGCTCGTCATTGCCGTAGCCGGCAGACTGCCCTGCACTCACGCACAGCCGTTGCCCGGTCCAAAGGAATCTCGACGTGGAATGGAGCGATCTTCGTATCTTTCTTGCCGTCGCCCGCCGGGGCTCGCTAGGGGCCGCTGCTCGTGCCATGGATCTTAGCCATCCTACTGTCGGTCGGCGGATGCGTGCGTTGGAACAGGACGTGGGTCAGCCGCTTTTCCAGCGGCACAACAACGGGGTACTCCTTACCGAAGCCGGATCCACGGTGTTTCAGCTCGCGGAAGAGATGGAGATATCCGCACTGACCATCCAGCGTCGATTGGCTGGCGAAGACAGCAGACCTGCGGGGCCGTTACGCATCTCCTCGGCAGACTGGTTTGCAACCTACGTCTTGCCACCTGTCATTGAAACGCTACTACGCGATTACCCTGGCGTGCTGCCAGAGCTCATGGTCAGTTCCCGGCGATACGATCTTTCGCGCCGAGAGGCGGACGTGGTGTTCCGGGTGGTGCCCTTCGAGGAGCCAGGCGTAGTCCAATGTCGGCTCCTGCGTGTCGCCTACGGTCTGTATGCCAGGGATGGTTCGGCGCTCCCCATTCGCGGCGATGGTAAGGAGTCGCGCCTGTTACTCATGGATACGGCAACGCATAGCTATCCGGAAGTTGAATGGCTCCGAGATATCTTGCCGAATGCACACCCGGCCGTCATTGCCAATCACCGCGCCTTGCAAGCACGGTTGTGTCAGCAAGGCATGGGGTTGGCCGTGCTGCCCCGTGTGGTTGGCGACGCGACGATCGGACTGATGCACATTGATCTGGGCGAAGCGCCGCCCTCCCGGCACATCTGGATGGGCTACCACGAGGACATGCGTGGCATGGACAGGATCCGGGCAATCGCGGATATCGCTAAACGTCTGCTCGGTAACGCCGATGATGCGGAGCCCGAACAATAGTGAAGGGGTGACGAACGTTCATGTCAGTGTGCACCTGAGCCTGTAACCGCCAGGCTAGAGCTCCCTTTGCTTCTGAGCCTTGACGATGTGCGACGACAGCCTGTCCGTGTCTCTGCCCCCCGTTCCTGAAAGCCCCCCGGCATCCGCCGAGGCAGGCTTTCATCGCTTCCATATCGGAAGGATGACAATCACGGCATTGTGTGACGGTCACTTCCCGCTATATGCCCAAGACATATTGCGCAGTGGCGAGTCACCACTCGACAAGCTCTTGATGGAAGCTCGTCTGGGCAATGTCGTGCCCAGTCATGTCAACGCGTTTCTGATTGAGGATGGCCAGCACCGCATTCTCATCGATACCGGCGCGGGCGAGCTTCAGGATGCAACGTTGGGCCGACTGGGAGCGAGCCTGATATCGGCGGGCCATCAACCAGCCGACGTCGATATCTTGCTGGTGACGCATCTTCATGCCGACCACATCGGCGGCCTGACCCGGCATGGCGAGGCGGTATTTCCGCGCGCTGTCGTCTATGTGCCGCATGAGGAGGCAGCGTTCTGGCTGGAAGCATCCGATCGCGATATTGTCGACCCCAGCGTGCGGGCGACGTTCGACCATGCTCACCGGATGCTGGCGCCTTATGTCGCTGACGGACGCTGTCGCTGGTTCGGCTCGGAGACCTCCTGGTACGGATGTCTCACGCCAGAATGGCTGCCAGGCCACACCCGTGGCCATACCGGATACCGTCTGCAAACAGGCGAACGGGATATCGTGTTCTGCGGCGACCTTTTCCACGTGGCCGCCGTACAACTTGCCGAGCCCGAGGTGACCGTCTGTTACGACAGCGAGCCGATGCAGGCGAAAGCGACAAGGCAAGCCTTTCTGGCAGAGGCCTGTCGCCGGGGAGACATCGTAGGCGCAGCTCACGCGCCGTTCCCCGGGCTCGGACATATTCACAAGAGCGCACGGGGATACGTATGGCATCCCGTGGGCTAATCCTTGCCGGTGATGCGGCAACGTTCCCTGCCACCTAGCGCGCTGCCCGCTCGCCCCGTG from Dyella sp. GSA-30 includes the following:
- a CDS encoding LysR family transcriptional regulator, which translates into the protein MEWSDLRIFLAVARRGSLGAAARAMDLSHPTVGRRMRALEQDVGQPLFQRHNNGVLLTEAGSTVFQLAEEMEISALTIQRRLAGEDSRPAGPLRISSADWFATYVLPPVIETLLRDYPGVLPELMVSSRRYDLSRREADVVFRVVPFEEPGVVQCRLLRVAYGLYARDGSALPIRGDGKESRLLLMDTATHSYPEVEWLRDILPNAHPAVIANHRALQARLCQQGMGLAVLPRVVGDATIGLMHIDLGEAPPSRHIWMGYHEDMRGMDRIRAIADIAKRLLGNADDAEPEQ
- a CDS encoding MBL fold metallo-hydrolase, encoding MCDDSLSVSLPPVPESPPASAEAGFHRFHIGRMTITALCDGHFPLYAQDILRSGESPLDKLLMEARLGNVVPSHVNAFLIEDGQHRILIDTGAGELQDATLGRLGASLISAGHQPADVDILLVTHLHADHIGGLTRHGEAVFPRAVVYVPHEEAAFWLEASDRDIVDPSVRATFDHAHRMLAPYVADGRCRWFGSETSWYGCLTPEWLPGHTRGHTGYRLQTGERDIVFCGDLFHVAAVQLAEPEVTVCYDSEPMQAKATRQAFLAEACRRGDIVGAAHAPFPGLGHIHKSARGYVWHPVG